A stretch of DNA from Takifugu rubripes chromosome 15, fTakRub1.2, whole genome shotgun sequence:
CCTGGCTCAGGAAGTATTTTAAGAGACATGGAAGATTAGAAGTGGAATAATGGTTCCATCTAGTGGACAACCCAAGTCTTGGGTGCCATCCAAAGAGATAATTGTGGATACCAAACCTTTGCAAATTGTGTGGGTGAGATCCAAGACTGGTGGTTGATTCCTGGAGAACTGAACATTGCTAACATAATGACACAAGGCACAgcagaaggagctgaaggatcCAAGAAAATCTCTCAAGGTTCAGGGAGAAACACGACTGAAACACTCATATAAATACACTCATGCACACGACCGAATCACACTCATAGAAACACTCTCATTCACAATAATGAATCACACTCATGTAAACAGACtctcacacactactgaatcacactcacacaatcacgccctactgaatctcacactctcacacacacacactactgaatctcacactcacacacacacactactgaatctcacactcacaaacacacacacacacacacacactactgaatctcacactaacacacacacacacactactgaatctcacactcacacacacacacacacacactactgaatctcacacacacacacacacactattgaaTAACACTCAAATAAACACTCTAATACACACTTTTAAATCACACTCATGAAAACACTAATACACACGACTAAAAGACACTCATATAATCACACACTCATAAACACTACTGAACCAcactaaaataaacacactcatacacactatTGAATAACACTCATaaaaacacactcatacacactactgaatcacactcatataatcacacactcatacacactagTGATTCACACTCATATaatcacacactcatacacactactGAACATctactgaatcacactcatataaaCACTCTCATAGACAATTCTTAATCACACTCATGTAAACAGACTCATATACActactgaatcacactcatacacactactGAATAACACTCATGTAAACACTTTcatacacactactgaatcactcatataaacacactcatacacacgactgaatcacactcatacacactactgaatcacactcatacacactactgaatcacactcatatacactactgaatcacactcatatacactactgaatcacactcataaAAAACTCATACACACAAGTGaatcacactcatacacacaagtgaatcacactcatacacacaagtgaatcacactcatataaacacactcatacacactactgaatcacactcatagaaacacactcatacacactaaTGAATCACACTGATATAATCACACATTCATACACACTACTGAAAGACAGTCATATaaacactctcatacacactactgaatcacactcatatacTCACACACTCATAGACACTACTGAATCACTCAtataaacacactcatacacacgactgaatcacactcatacacactactgaatcacactcatatacactactgaatcacactcataaAAAAACTCATACACACAAGTGaatcacactcatacacacaagtgaatcacactcatacacactactgaatcacactcacacactcatacacatggccgaatcacactcatataaacactctcatacacacggCCGAATCACACCCATATaaacactctcatacacacggCCGAATCACACTTATATaaacactctcatacacacggccgaatcacactcatataaacactctcatacacacgaccgaatcacactcatataaaCATTCTCATACACACGACCgaatcacactcatataaacactctcatacacacgaccgaatcacactcatataaacactactgaatcacactcataaacactctcatacacatgactgaatcacactcataaACACACTCAGTGTTCCGTTTTCCCCACGGAAAGGGTAACTTGGTGTTTAAACTATAAGGACATTACTCTTTTcaatttttccacttttgttatttttatttccaaagtgcAGTGAGCAGGTAATAAACCTGAAATCAAGAAATGCAAGGTTTCACTCATGTCCATTATAAGTACAACTTTCCAGTATTTACATACACATTGCATCATATTCAAATATCAAACATCAAatatcagcagcaaatgaaatcttgaaacacattaataacattcaaagTAGCAAATCCCAAGCATTTATACATGTCTCAAAGGCAAATCTGATAtagcccagcagcagccccaaTAGCCTCTGTCTCGCCAAAGGAAAtacagctggactacagctcccAGAAACCACTGGGCAAACCAGGAAGTAGACATCCTTGCCACAAGCTGGccaaacaatcaaacattccaaagcaaGGGAAAGAGCAAcctgaacaaacatttaaagcttcagaaagaTGGTCAAACACCAAATCCATCTCCGTTAACAACatcacaatatcaatatttaagttTAGGAGCATGGAGACAATGAAAGTTCTAAACGTataccaaacaaacccaagacttatcattagctttaccaagtagacccaacagcacagcagtagcctacatgacagcagatgacaaagccagcagaaagTAAGAAACCCAATAAAACTCACCAAGCAGCCGGACACCAGGTGAGAATGCGGACAGGTAACCAATACAACTGAAATCTCCCGCTTCCTTGTCAACCAGTCAAAAGGGTCACATGGGCACAAAGTGCAGACACTACTTAAAGTGACAGTGCTCATTAAACTAGCCTAGCGACCAAGGACGTATCGGCCTTTTagtcaatgaaaccattttatcccttagagagaaataattaaaaagaaattaaagagaagaattaaagaaataattaaggaaaaagaaagatgaaattGGACAAatccacaaaacacaacactcatacacactactgaatcacaTTCATTTAAGATGCCTGTGTAGATTCTGAatcatccaaggtagttttctctgtcaactggactgggtttcttctcttgaagatgtttcgccttctatccagaaggcttcttcagttcagaagtgaagaagccttctgaaCTACgactgaatcacactcatataaacacactcatacacactaatgaatcacactcatataaacacactcatacacactaatgaatcacactcatagaaacacactcatacacactaaTGAATCACACTGATATAATCACACATTCATACACACTACTGAAAGACAGTCATATaaacactctcatacacactactgaatcacactcatataaacacactcatacacactaatgaatcacactcatataaacacactcatacacactactgaatcacactcatGTAAACAGACTCATATACActactgaatcacactcatagaaacacactcatacacactaatgaatcacactcatataaaCACTTTtatacacactactgaatcacactcatataaacacactcatacacactaatgaatcacactcatataaacacactcatacacactaatgaatcacactcatataaacactcttatacacactactgaatcacactcatataaacacactcatacacactaatgaatcacactcatataaacacactcatacacactactgaatcacactcatGTAAACAGACTCATATACActactgaatcacactcatGTAAACACTTTcatacacactactgaatcactcatataaacacactcatacacacgactgaatcacactcatacacactactgaatcacactcacacacatggccgaatcacactcatataaacactctcatacacacggccgaatcacactcatataaacactctcatacacacggccgaatcacactcatataaacactctcatacacacggCCGAATCACACCCATATaaacactctcatacacacgactgaatcacactcatataaTCACACTCATACTCActactgaatcacactcatatacTCACACACtaatacacacttctgaaacacactcataaaaccctctcatacacactactgaatcacactcatataaacacactcatactcactactgaatcacactcatataaacacactcatactcactactgaatcacactcatatacTCACACACTAATACACACTACTGAATTGCACTCATATaaacactctcatacacactactgaatcacactcatatacTCACACACTAATACACACTACTGAAACATTACTGAAATACTTTTCCACACTACTATTGGAATGTTATTCCACTGTAATGTAagtatttttcctttttctttctgccGTTCTATCCATATTTTCATGCCCTTTAATTTGTCCTTGGTAGGTTTGAGCTAATTATTGCATTTTAATCACTGTTATTTAATATAGTTGTCCTTTTTAAAAGAATCACTGACCAGACTTTTCCATATCATAAGGCAAAACACCCTGAAACATCGGCTCTGTTCTTCATAAATCAACTTGGAATTTCACTAATTTGGAGCCTTTTCCTGAATTTTGGAATTCTTTGCTATTCATGGCCTGAGCACACACTGGCAATGAGGCACTATTGGATTTCAAAtgtttggcttttcttttttttttctccaataaaTTACATCTGAGACAGCCCGACGCTGCTTGAAAACACTTCAAATTGCTTCTCGCCAAGGTCAGGTGTGACATTATTTATCTTCTGGGGACCAGGTTCGGATATCCAAAAATCTCCTTTACACCACCTATATAATTCATTGCCTCTATTTATACTTGTTTATGCCAACGATCCTTCTTCCCCCCCAAAATAGCTCAAAACAAGGCAGACTCTGAAAACAATTGGTTTCTCGTCAGGTCGGAGGCATCCCATATGTTCAGGGATGTAAAGGGCAACGCTGTTGGAAGACAGTGTGGTTGTCATGAAGGAACCCATGAAGACACTATGAAATGAAGCACCACAAGCATCTGGACACTAAACAAAGGCACCAGAAGGTAGAAGAGACAGGAAAGTCTGTTGTCACAGGAGGCTTTGTTCAAAAAAGCTCAATCCCAAAGCAAAGCTGCTGTTCAGGCCAGCAGGATCAGCCAAACCAAGGGAGAATTTGCCAAAAACTGCATGGTGAAAGTTTGTGATGGGGTATGCTTAGAATAATGCTACGCAGCTTTAAATGTGAGCCCAAACCCAAATAACATTCTTGAACCTCATTCTTGCCCCCAGCGATGGAATCTATCGTGGACACATCATGTGTTTTCACCAGAGGTTGAGATCGCGCAGCTTTGAGGAGGTCGTGATCAGTGTTCAGCCGTTCTTCTTCCCCTCGGTTGGACTTCAAGTGTTACTTTTCCCtgcaaatgtcattttccaCCAGGTTCCACGTGGATGCTCTTATTTATGTGGCTGCACCGCAGTTCTGCTTTGTGGATGTGGAGGCCGACTGTCCGCTGCTCTTCTGGACAGGTTCTCTCCTGTAGCGACACATGTTGCTGCCATGTATCATGaagacaaggaagagctgaagctTTAGAACAAAAGGCTTTTATTGAAGCTCATTCATGTTTCTACAGGAGTGTTCTCAGCATCTCCAAAAGCCCTTCTGATGAAACTACCGCAGCCGTTCTGAGTCCCGATCAAAGTCTCTGGATCAGCACAGCGGAGGCCCCACCCCCACCGTTGCAGATGGCTGCCAGTCCGTACTGGCCGGCCTCCAGGTTGTGGACCATGTGACCTACAATTCTTGTCCCCGACATCCTGACAGGAGAAATCCAgactttattcatccatttctgcttttttgaacTGGCTGTTTTGGTTACTCGGTGACCGTTTCATGAATAATCCCAGCAGATCCACAGTTTCTTACTGGGACAGTAATTCCAGTTTCTGGTGTGGATTTACTGTCCCAGCAACAAACTGGAACAACAAATCCACACCAGAAACTGGAATTCTGGGTGACATCATCAGGCTGAGGTTTTTACAAAACAGAGCATTTTCTTTCAAACTAAACCAATCTTTAAAGGCACCTTCTCCATCCAACTACACTGATCTCAACGATAATGGCACCAGTTAAATGCAGACATTTGTAGCCGCTCTCGTCTTCCAGAGCCTGGAGGTCAGTGACGACTGGAGCATCAGTTCCCACGAAACAAACATTGAACTTTTTAGGCTTTCAGATGCAGTTTCCTAAAGATCCAAGTCAGAAACTAAGATCCAGTCAACCCCCGATGAAGAAGGGGCGCTCAGCTCATGTCTAAGGTTAATTAGCTTTGATTAAAACAATCGGCTGCCTCTCCAATGTTGCTCCACCAGAAAATAATCAGACAAGACAGCAGTGAAACAGTCACACGCTTGTTCTGAGTTGGAGAAGAAgtggaaatattttaaatactgTCCAAATGTTCCGGATTGGTGAGAGAACACTGGACGGCAGAGCCCAAACAGCAGCTACTAAATGAATTCTAACTTCCTGAAGGAGACCTCGGAAGGTTCTTACCCGATGGGGTGTCCCAGGGACACAGCGCCGCCATTGATGTTGACCTTTGCAGGGTCAAGGTCCAACATCTTGACATTAGCCAGCACGACCACACTGAAGGCCTCGTTGATCTCCCACATAGCGATGTCTTCTTTCCTCAAGCCTGCTGAATCCAGGACCTTTTAGAcagagcgcgcacacacacacacacacacacacacacacacgcgcacacacaatgCTAAGCATGATTTAAAGACAAAGTGTATTTTCCTGTCCAAATGGTGTGAGAATTCATTTCAAAGATGTAGATAAAAGAACAATAGAAATATACCATTCTTATATCGAGAAAAGGAAATTAAACTAAGTACAAATGTAGAACAAAAGGCAGCAAGCAGGGAGCTGCACTACCAGCCGTCGACAGCAGATGGCGGTGTTGGCTACGCTGCCTGCAGGCGTTTTTATGGTCTTGGGAAATTTTCATCTCTTTACTCCACTTAAAACTCAGCAAAATTAAATTATGAAGCACATTAAAATGTCCTGCTCACGAGATCACCTCGACAAATGtgtgttgaggccaaaaaagccTCTAAAATCTGTCCAAATGAGCCTCTTCCAATCAGGTGTTGGAACAGAGGCCCCCGCTCCGATTGGCAGAAGCGTGGATCCACCTCCTGTCACGGTGAGAAGGTGCTCCTGAGCTCAGGCTGAGACTCTCACCTTTGGTACAGCGTACGCAGGAGCAATCGGGAAATCAACGGGTGCAACCGCAGCATCGGCAAAAGCTGTAAAACAGAAGAGGAATCAATCAGTGAAGCACCGATCGCCGCCTGTAGAGACGTCTGGAGAAGATCTGCTGTCTCCAACACAACAGCCGATCTGGGGACGGAACATGACGTAGCACCAGGATCCAACTGAAACGcctttcctccagctctgcctcgaCAGCCATGGACACCCTGGAGGGGGCGTGAGCTCCAGCACGCAACGTTAGCGCTGAAGCTTACAGACAATCCTGGCCAGCGGGCAGACACCCAGCCTCTTCAGGGCGTCGCCGGTCATCAACACCAGCGCAGCCGCTCCGTCGTTCAAGGTGCTGGCGTTGGCCGCCGTGACGGtgcctggacacacacagggGCAGCGGGTCCAAACAAGCTCCCTGTGAGAGGGACGGGATGTGCGCCATTACCATCCTCCTTCTGGAAAACGGGCTTGAGTTTGGGGACTTTGCTGAAGTCCACGCGCCTCCACTCTTCATCTTCAGACACAAGCACATCAGCCTTGCCTGCGAGACAAGAGGACGATGATGGAGGGACGGCTGAGGCTCCGGCGCCTGGCTCCGGTGCTCCTCACCTCTCTGAGGAATGCTAACGGCTACAATCTCTTTGGCCAGGACTCCGGCCTGGTGTGCGGCTTTGCTGCGGCTGTATGAGCTGATGGCGAAGTCGTCCTGCTCTTCTCGGCTGATCTGGTTCTTCTTGGCCGTGTTCTCTGCACAGTTGCCCTGTTAAAGACagtcaagagaaagaaaagccctTTTTCCCAAGATGCAATTCACTCCAGCGCTTCATTTTCAAGACCAAGCTCGTTCGGACGCACAAACGGCGACACAAAACTCTGTTGAACTcccgcacactcacacacgatgatgatgatgatgatgatgatgatgacacatGATGTCACTCTTTATAGAACATCTAGATCTGAAACACATTTCTAACATGACGCGTGCAGCTCACTCTGCTGGGAGAGGGTTGTTGGTTCCAGCCCCAGCACGGACACAAcatgggaggtgttctggtagaagGAGGTGGCAGAACAGCCTCATGGCactgctgaggtgcccttgagcaaggtaacagagccacaaatgctcatatatgATGAGCTGGTGACCCATCCATGGGGGACCTGCCTTCCCCCATACGGGATGAAGggtaataatgtaataatgacaacaacaacaacaacagtaataatcaCCGTAATAGGCAGGCAGCGAACACATCTTTACCATGTGGAATTTGTTGTAAACGTCAGTGAGTCCATCTTTGACAATGAGATCTTCCATTTTCACTCCTCCATAGGCTGGACTCTCTCTGGACATGACATAGGGGACATTGGACATGCTCTCCATGCCACCTGCCACCATCACATCctacacaggacacacacacacacacacacacactagcttAGCCTTCCAGCTATAGCTAAACTTGTTTATCTGTTGGTTGAACAATGAAAatataataatgacatttacaAGATGGAACGTTGAACCTTTAtcttcaaatcaaaatcaattcACTTGAATGATCAGCGTCcgttacagaaacccagagcctgaccccaacaggaagaaacctggagcaggaccaggctcgtgggGGCCATCCTGTCACTAGCGTCCTCTAAATGTACCAATTAGCACGACTTCATGTTGCTCTATTAAGAAATGTTCTGATCAGTAGCGCTGAGAGGTGACGTTAGCTGCTAGCAGAGTCCGGCATCCAGGGCCAGAGACGAGAGTCGGGACAGTGAAGGTGTGAGGAGAGCGGGACGTACCTGGTGACCACACATGAGGCTCTGCGCTGCCATCATGATGGCCTTCATCCCAGAGGCACACACTTTGTTAATAGTTGTTGCTGGAGTGGCGAGTGTTAAGCCTGAAAGATAAAGCACGGTGCGTTCTTTAGCGCTCAACAGGGGGGAGCttccagatcagatctgactgAACTGGGCCCGTTCATCTCCTCACTGCTGGTCTACGAGCACCACTAAAGGGCCCTCTTCTGTTTCCTATCCTGGGCTGTGCTCTCATCAGTTCTGACTGTAAATATGGGACCGTTTCTTCTAGTTTTGTGTAGAGACATGAGCTTGTGGTGCGCCACACCTGCACCCAGCAGGGCCTGTCTGGTGGGGGCCTGGCCCTCTCCGGCCTGAAGCACGTTCCCCATGTAGACCTCCTTCACTTCTTCAGGAGCAATTCCTAAACACAACACCATGAAGCTGGAACATGTGCACGCCCAGAGAGACCCAGAGGTGCTTCAGCCAACCAGCTGCACATACCTGCTCTGTCGACGGCCCCTTTAATGGCCACCGAGCCCAGCCGGGGGGCCGGCACCGCGGCCAGGCTGCCCCGGAAAGACCCCATAGGGGTCCGGGCCGCGCTCACGATAAACACCTCCTGGAAGGACAAGTCCAGTTAAGGATACGCGCGAACTACTGGGACATTTCGGCTCCTCGGACTTACGTTGAGCGACGTGCGCGTGGAGTAACTTTTCGCGAGGTACCTGTAAACCTGCAAAGGCAAGAGAGACAATGAGCTCGAACCCTCGTTTTGGGGTCCCCAAACGCAGCCCGTGCTCGCAGAACACGGCTAAAGGCTCGAATCCCCCCATTGACGCTGCGTCACACGTTGACCTGAGCATTTATGGCGCAGTTCTGGATCGTAGCTTTGACCCAGTCAAGGACGCTGCGCAGACAGAAACACTCGTCGCTGCTCTGCCCTCGGAGCcgggcccggcccggcccagtACGGGGGTCCACCCAAGAACACATCAAAGTTATGCTTCCCCACTGCTACTCACCAGGCCTTTACACTTCCGAACATGCATGGTGACTAAAGCACTGCTCGATGACATCGTGGACGACAACATTGGAGACACCAGGGACCGACTCGGGGCTGCTGAAGCATCAACCAATCAGCGAGAGCTGGATTTCAAACGTCATCGCTCACGCTGAACTCTGGGTATTGTAGTTCTACATGGTGAAAGCGGCGATGCCGCCAAACAAGCTTAAACAAGTTATACACGACATATGCTGTTTActgtagatagatagatagatagatagatagatagatagatagatagatagatagatagatagatagatagatagatagattattAACATTTCCTTAATGTTTCATTCTGACACATagagtgagtgaatgagtgagtggaTGAGTGAGcagatgagtgagtgagtgaatgagtgagtggaTGAGTGAGcagatgagtgagtgagtgaatgagtgagtggatggatgaaaagccaaatctcacaGCATCATTCACTACTCGATCATTATGTCCTGTTGTCCACATCATTAGCAAGTCAAACTTGAGTTACAGGAGCCATACCAAGCAGAACAGCAAGGGGGCGCCACACTGGCGTGAAGATGGACCAGCCAGGGAACTACAGTTGGTATTTCCAGTTTAGGCCAGTTTATGTCAGCAGCCATACACATGTTTTATAGATGAGACCAGCCAGTACAGTGTTCATTAGCCTTTAAAACATGGCATCGCAGAGACCCAAATAAAGGCTCTGTGATCATGCCCCCCCGCCCTTATCCTGGATGTCCTCTGAGCTAAATCCAGAGTTTGGAGTGTTTCCCCTCCCCCAGACAGCCGAGGGAGTGTTGAGGGCGTGAGTGTTGTGTGACTGGGCTAACACCTCTGTGGTCCGAACAGAACCTTGGGTCAGCGCTGCGCGTTACAAATGACCTCCatttgtccacacacacacacacacacacgcacgcacgcacaaacacacacacacacacacgcacacacacacacacacatgcacgcacatacacacacacatgcacaaacgcacacacacatgcacacagacacacacacacgcacgcacaaacacacacacgcacatacacacgcacacactcacacacacacgcacaaacacacagacacacacacgcacgcacaaacacacacgcacgcacacacacacacacacacacacgcacgcataaacacacacatacacgcacacacactcacacacacacacgcataaacacacacgcacgcacgcacaaacacacacacacgcacacagacacacacgcacgcacaaacacacatacacacacacgcacacacacacacacacagacgcacacatgcacacacgcacgcacaaacacacacacgcacactcacacacatgcacacacacacacacgcacacacacacgcacgcacaaacacgcgcacacacacatgcacacacacacacacacacacacatttgttttcacaTGACACTCCAACCGTCATATCAGACTTTTCTAAGAACCAGCTGAACACTGATGGATGGAAACTCTTCTTCTCCACTCATCATCACCACTTTGGCCTTTTTATTCACACTTGTGTTCCACGTGTACACACAGTCGGTCCACAAGTGTGTTGAGAACATTTTGGTCTTTCCACTCGGGTCAACACGGGTCCATCTGATGTTCCCACCGTCTTCATCCCACCGACCCAGTTGCAGCTGCGCTGGTCTACACACAACTACAGCAGCAGTGAAGTCTCCTGCACAGGACAGCTGCTGGATCCACCTGGAGAGTCCAGCAGCAACGAAGGGAAAAGTGTAAGCTGGTTTTGGTCGGGACAAGAATAGTCAGAGAGGCTGGAATCATGAAGTCCATCCCTGGGATGAAAGGGGAGGTCAGGTTGGGGATTACAGCAAAATGTTGGGTTAGTGGAGACTGGcctttgaaaaggaaaagacaaaaagaaacatCTTGAGATGTGTTGAGGAGTCTTGTTGTTGCATGTGGATGAGTAGGCCATGATGTAGTGGGGGGCGGATCCATGAAGCACTTCAGAAACAGCAGAATTTTAACGTCAGTTCTTAGCAGAAGAGGCAATGCAGGATCTTCAGGACTGGCCTGGTCAGGGTTCTCCTGGGCCTGGTCAGGGTTCTCCTGGGCCTGGTCAGGGTTCTCCTGGACCTGGTCAGGGTTCTCCTGGGCCTGGTCAGGGTTCTCCTGGGCCTGGTCAGGAGACCTGCAGCAGTGCTCTGGATCAGCTGTAGGCGTTTGAGTGATTTTTGGGAAATTCCAGTGAGCAACTTTTGCAGTCGTTCGGCCGGC
This window harbors:
- the acat1 gene encoding acetyl-CoA acetyltransferase, mitochondrial → MLSSTMSSSSALVTMHVRKCKGLVYRYLAKSYSTRTSLNEVFIVSAARTPMGSFRGSLAAVPAPRLGSVAIKGAVDRAGIAPEEVKEVYMGNVLQAGEGQAPTRQALLGAGLTLATPATTINKVCASGMKAIMMAAQSLMCGHQDVMVAGGMESMSNVPYVMSRESPAYGGVKMEDLIVKDGLTDVYNKFHMGNCAENTAKKNQISREEQDDFAISSYSRSKAAHQAGVLAKEIVAVSIPQRGKADVLVSEDEEWRRVDFSKVPKLKPVFQKEDGTVTAANASTLNDGAAALVLMTGDALKRLGVCPLARIVSFADAAVAPVDFPIAPAYAVPKVLDSAGLRKEDIAMWEINEAFSVVVLANVKMLDLDPAKVNINGGAVSLGHPIGMSGTRIVGHMVHNLEAGQYGLAAICNGGGGASAVLIQRL